ACGCTGCTGCTTCGGGCTAGGATGAGGCACCGGCAGCATCAGCAGGTGATGGAGAGGGTTTCTTCAGCACTGTGGTTGTTTTCCCACTACAGGTACAAAGATGGTTGTGACCACATTGGGGAACACAGAGATGATGAAAGAGAACTGGCTCCTGGGAGTCCCATCGCATCGGTCTCCTTTGGGGCCTGCAGAGACTTCCTCTTCCGGCACAAAGACTCTCGAGGGAAGAGACCCCGGCAGACGGTGGAGGTAGTCAAGCTGCAGCTGGCCCATGGAAGCCTACTGATGATGAACCACCCCACCAATACCCACTGGTACCACAGTCTCCCCATCCGCAAGAAGGTCCTGGCTCCTCGGGTCAACTTGACTTTCCGGAAAATTTTACCtactaagaaataaaacattttctatttattatttttatttgtatgtgtgcatgccgcatgtgtgcaggtgccaggGATGCCAGAAGGAGGTGTGCGATcacctggtgctggagttacaggtggttgtgagctgcttgacacaggtgctgggaaccaaactcggtaCCTGAGCTTAagtctggaagggcagcaagtgctcctacctGCTGAGATATCTGTCCAGCCCCTAAAATCTATTTCTAATAATCAATAccttgtattttctctttttgcttgAAGAGAGGATTTATTCTCATTACCCATTACACAGCACCCAGTGCAGGAGGAGGACGCTACGTCACATCCACAATAAAATACCACGCAGGTCTGGCGTGCGCTGCATATTTAACGCCGGCACTCAGAAGGCCGGGGCCTAGGCAGATCTTTGAAAGTTTACGGGCAGCCTGTTGTACACAACCCGTTTAAAAGGACTAAAGCCCACCACTCGAGTGTTTCCTAACAAACCATCTTTATTGCTTAGTACACAGCAGATACAAAAGTGCCTTTAGCAGATCCACACTCAGCGGCCTATAGCCTAAGTACGAGCTTAACTTAGGTTTTTCCAGGAAGAAGCTACCTACTGTGAATAACTTAAAACTAGAAATCATCCTTGGTTGCTACCTAATGTCTAATAATTTACAAAATGAGGAAGTACATTAGCACTCGGCCAGGTTCACACGTTTACAGCCTTGGCTCAAACCCTGGGCTGGGACAGCGCCCACAGTTGTCCTTCTGGTCGTCTCTCTTCCCTAGCTGACGTGCTCTGAGATTACAAGTGACCAAGGGACTGAGCACTTGTCCACAGGGTCACCTGGGCCAGAACAAATGGTTCAGCCGCTTCTGTGGGAACTGTGGCTGGAGGCCAGCACAGCAGTCTCGGAGTCTGCACAGTGAGATCTGATCTCAAAGCTGATGCTTAGGCACATCTGGAATGTCTGCAGCTTACCCCTGCAGAGAAAACACATCCTTGGCCTTACCTCAGTTACCTTGGGATAGGTCTGGTTCCAAATCTTACATCGGAAGAGTCAGTCTGAAtttggtttggtatttttttttttaaattactaactTGGCTAACACATAAGTACTACTGTGCCATCAACATTCCTCCATCCCTGGGCTACTCATGAAACTTATCTGAAAACGGAAGAAAATGCCCAGAGTACCCTTTGCTTAACAAGGTCACTGAAGACACACTAGAATACGCTCCTAGAATGTAACGGCAGGATGTGTTGGCTGCAGTTCTGTTCAAacaccacactgctttcctccTCACTGTGGGCCCTTACTGAAAAGGCAAGGTTCAGAGAGACTGTGGCCCTGGGCCAGTGCACTCTCCCAGCTCAGCTCTCAGGTCACCCTGCCCAGACTCTTGCCTGTAAACCCTACTATAGGCAACTGATAACAAGAAGCTAACCATCTTCCAGAGACGACGAGCAGCGGTGCAGACACCACCGTTGTGGAAAGGCTTAGAGCCACCTCTCCCCCAGGGTGGACTGGCAAGTGGCGTGACTACACATAAAGAACTGAAGACTACAAAAGACAGACCCAAAGGTAGGGAGGTGTTCTTGAGGCTTTTGGGGAGGAGACAAGGTtttattatgtagctcaggctggccaggaacttgtaatgatcctcctgccccagcatctgagtgctgggactccaggcgtgagccaccatgctgttCTTTTGACCTCCTAGGAACTTGGAAGGACGAGGGCTTTCCCAACATTGTGCCTGTGAATCTTAGGTCATGCCTGTTCTCAGAACAACCAGAAGGGAAAGGCACTTGTTCTTCTGAATTGTTGCCTTTAATAATGTCATTAAGTTTTGCCAATGATATTTGCGGGCctccttattaaaaataaagatctaTGCTGAAATGTCAGGGGATCAAACAAAGGCAATGCCTTCTGAGAACACCTAGCATATTACAGTATAGGAAGGATGGCTCCTGGAGTCGGTTTCTTTAATGACCTGTGTCAGATGAGTAAGATGCTCTAGACACAATGGATGCTGTCCTCACGAAGACACTTTCTGGTACACCCCGGCAGCGCTGCGAAGACTGGTTCCCATGTGGAGCCTGCTCTCGGAATACAAAGAAGGCTGAGGGGCTCTGCAGGGGCTGGCTCGCACGTGGACACGTGGCATGCCTTCTTTTAACACGGATGTGGCCCTCACCATGGGCCTGGCTCTGGGCTGGCCTGTCACTCCTCAGCCCTGTACTCCCGCCCCTGCTGCTGCGCCCTAGACAGAACTCGTTCATAGAACAGCAGGTAGGCGCTGGAAGACAGGACCTCCTGCAGGCTGGCCTTGCGGACAGTGTCATCAGAAATCCACAGCCACTGGTTGCTGGTTGAGAGAGGGTTCTTGGCTGAAGGTGGTGACCGTCTGTAAGTGACAAAGTGTCCAGAGTGCATGTCTCCATGGTGGACGACAACTGCCATCAAGCGGAACAGGTATGTGGAGGAGCTGAAGGGTGGAAAAATGCCAGTTGTTGGTGAGAGAACCAGGCCTTGCGTGTGTCACACTATAGGAGGTGAGTGTAATGGTCGACACGCACACTGCTAAACACAGCTCTACGCCTGAACACTGAGTGTGTTACAATGAACACTGAAGTCTGCACTGGCCACCTAGCTAGAATCTCTCTACActactcatgtgtgcacacacgtccAGATTTCATACACTTCCATAATTTCCTTTAAATGGAGTAACAATGTGATTCCACCTAAACGAAAGAGGCAATCGCCCCACACGTCCACTTGTTTCGGACACTGAGAACAGTAGAGCACAGTGAGCGGACAGTGGGTGCCTCAGTCCTCCTCACCTGTAGTCAGGAACCACGGGCAGAGAGAAGGCCATCGGGGAAGGCAGGGCTGGCAACAAGGATGGCGAGCAGGCGCCATTCATAAAAATCTGTGTCTTGGCTCCTGGCTGACTCAGACCTGTAACAGAAAAGCCTGAGTCATGGACATGGGCAGCTGATCTGTGCAAACAATTGGCTGTGGTTTCTGTTTGACTGCAGACAGGGTCATGCAGTGCCCCAAGCTGGCTCTGAAATGCCACCTTGGCCTATGGGTGCCAGGCATGGGCAAGCAGCACAATGGCCGGCCCCCACCTGCATCCCATCAACCCGAAGGTGCATCCCCCACTGCAGTACCCACATGGGACTGATGTGTGAATTCTCCCACCTGTGTTCAAGTCTATGTAGCAGCAGCTGCCCTAGTTTCTGATGCAAATCAAGACTCTCATTGTGCACCATCAATAGTGAGGTGAAGGTGggcatgctggcacacacctttaatagcaacacttgagaggcaggggcaggcggatctctgaagctagcctggtctacagagcaagttctagagaaaccctgtcatgaaaaacccaatcaaagaataaaaacaaaaaccagtgagGTGGGCAGCACTGTGCTGGGAGGGAACTCAGATCCTGAGGCCAGGAGCATCCCTTCCTGAGCAGCAACCACCAGAAATGCCCCACACCGCTTCAGAACATGGCAAGCCTTCTCATTAGCTCTGTCAGCTTCTGACACCTGGTCTGAGTATGCACAGCGCTCCAGATGTCACACATGTCCTTCCCTTAAGGAGAACACGTGGGGCTCACACACTAAGTAGCTCAGTCACCTTCTGTGCTCACATCCACCATGCTCTGAACATCAGGGACTGCTCTGCAGCCtgggagagaaagcaggagaggCTCTCAGACTGAAACAAGAGCCAAGGGCTGTTCACCCTGTCTAAGCTGTTCACCCTGTTCACCCAGTGtctggttagggtttctattgctgtgaagacaacactatgaccacagcaactcttacaaagaaaacatttaattgaggtggaggcttacagtttcagaggttcagtccattatcatcatgacagggagcattgtagcatcatgcaggcagacatgatgctggctacatcttgaccagaaggcagcaggaagtttaCTGTCACACTGATGAAGTTTGAGAAATGAGACCTTTTGAGGAAGTCTTTGGGCTTCCCCCAACACCTTcatccaacaaagccacacctactccatcaTGGCCACTCCCTTTGAAGGCCATTTCCTTTCAAAGCACCACATCCAGAGAGATAGATAGTAAGAGAGCGAATCACAATCCCACTGAAGTGACATCTTGCCAACCAATGCAGTGGTAGCAAGGAGACGTGAAATGAGGGAAGGGGGGTGaggggggaggatggggaggagagggagagggaagggggataagggggaggatgggaaggagagggagatggaagggGGTGaggggggaggatggggaggagagggagagggaaggggggaggggggaggatggggaggatggggaggagagggagaaggaagggaggtgagggggaggatggggaggagggggaggaggggaaggagggggagaaggagtaTGGTATTCATCTTATTCATCTTCAAACATGTGCACCCCAGTTTGAGTCTCAGAACCTATAGGTTTTACAAAGGCCAGAAGCTGGATGTagtgtcacatttttttttaaatttttacgtttatttcatgtgttcgtgttttgcctgcatgtgtgtatgagtatcaTCTGAGTGCCTAGTGCCCCtgacacatgactttaatcccaccatttgagaggcagaggcaagcagatctttgtaagcatgagaccagcctggtctacattatgACCTGTATATTTTTTAAGCCATTCATGGAGGCACAAGCCCTTGCAATCTTAAGAGCTGCGGAGGCAGAGACCTAGAAActtggctcactggccagtcaggcTAGCCTACTTGACAAGTTCCAGGGCAATGAGAGATGGGTCCTGAAGAACGACATTTGAAGctatcctctggcttccacatggatGAGAATGCAAAGACATTCAGGCAGGCTTGTGCAAAGAGAGAGATGGGCAGAcggatagatggacagacagacacacacacacacacacacacacacggtctctAAGCCAGTAAAGTATGGGAGTGTACAAAGCCAGCCTGACTCCTGCAAGCCAGGGGTCTTCCCTACTTACAACTCTACAGAACCTGCAGGTCACAAAAGATGCTTTCAGAACCCATCCCAACATCACATTCTCGGCCATTTTCCCCACTTACTGCTCTTCCTCAGACCAACCACTTCACTGTGGAACCTGAACTTCTTCCCAGCAGAGGTATTAGAGTTGCCTTCCCTCACAGGAGACAGTAAGAAGAACCTCAgatgaggaagggaggcagaggttAGGTGGGTTTTCTAAAGTAAAGCAGGGTTGTTGACCCAGTGAGATGCTCACAGACTGTCAGCTGGAAGTTCATTCAAAGGTCAAAAGCAAGATGGCAGCCCCACACTGTCTCCCTGCACCTTTCCATCTGTgataacttttgtttgtttgtttctttctttcctggaactcactctgtagaacacgCTGGCCTTTaggtcacagagatccacctgcctctgctctcaagcgctgggattaacggcgtgcgcCAATGGTGCCCGTTGTTTATATTTGCACATTCTGAACTGTACTGTGACTGTTGATATACACACACTACAAGCATGTGGAGGAGACAACAGGCTGTGGAACCTGCTCCCCTGCCTTGGTGTGGGTTCCACGGAGTCAACTGAGACTGCTTCACTCAAGCCAGCTCGCTGGCCCGGTGACAGTTTAAACCACGTCTCATGACTGTGTAATTTCAGCTCTGTAGGTAATTCTGACAGTCGTAGCTCAGGGAGAGCGCTAGCCTAGTAGAACTGGGGTGCTGGGTTCTGTCCCTAGTGCTGCGAAGAAACACCAAGCCATTTCCCTTCAACCCCCAAACCTGCTATTATGAAGTTAGCCAACCACTGCACAGCTAGTGTGCATGTCATAAGAGCCAAAAGTGGGGCCCCCAAAGCCCTCTCTGTGCAGAGTGTCCCACAGTACACACCTGGCTTCGGGGTTGCTTGTGTGTCCTGTAGTTCCAGGGAAGACCCTAGGTTCTCACTGGCTTTGGGGCCATGCTGACTCGGTTTGTGTCCCAGGAGGCGGTACTTGTAGAAGTCCATCATTAGGAACTCGTTAAACTGCACGTGCTCGTGCCGCTTCAAGGGCGTGCCATGGCTGGACCAGCTGAGCCTCTGGAGATGGATACAGAGGCACTGGGGCAGCTGTGGGCAGAGAGGAAAGTGCAGTGGTAAGGTGCTTCAGCAGCTGACAgaatcgccccccccccccaagcatgGCCAACCACATGCACAGGTAGGCTCACCTTGCCTAGCTTCAACTGTTTAACAAAAGTGGTCCTCTGGTGTTCCACCTTTTCCCCGTTCAGCGTTCCTTTTGCTTCGATCTGCAAGAATATAACAGCATATGTCTGCAGGGTCAGACATATAACAGGTCATATAGCAGCATATTGACTGCAGACACCCGCGGAGCTGCAGGTCAACCTCACAGATTCCTCTTAGCCATGAAACAGGAGAcgtggagggaagagaaaggggaaaacaaaCGCCAAAGTGTGATTTTCTTAAATCTTGTTTTCAGAAACTATGGAAAGAGGGCTACAGAGATCTGTCTCAGcagttcagaggacccaggtttggttcccagacccacatggtggctcacaaccatttgtaactccagttccagatcctgtaccctcttctgacttgtgTGGACACCTGGCACTcatatggtgtacagacatacatgcaggctaaaacactcatatacataaaataaataactctaaAGAAACAGTCTTGTGTGGGTTCCCCAGACCGcctcctccctcaccctctcTGCCCCAGTCACAGTAGGAGGCTTAGGAGGCCTGGGTGATGCCCAGCCCTGGACATTTCACTCAGCAGTATCACTTGAGCGGCTTCTGGGGACAATCACAGATGCCTTGGACATCCTTGCCTGAGAGAGCCTCAGAATCACAGGCAGTTTCTGCTGATAGTGGGACTGGGGTGTGAACTGGATGGATTTGAGCACCTGTGGCCCTGCCCAAAGCCCTGCCCTGAAGACCCCGGAGATGGAGCAGCAGCAGATCTCTCAATGGACACCAGAGGGCACCCGTGAGCAGcatctttcctgcctggttgctgACCAGCACCACCCAAGGTTCCACTAAAGCTTCTTTTTCTGGAGTGTGCAGGGAAGCTCAGGTGGCCCTAGAAATCCACAAGGACGTGCAAGATTGGAAAGGTCACTGCAATTTCCAAGATTCAGAAGCCCCTACACCCACCCCAGGAGATTTCATAAATAGAGCAATTGCTGGGAAAGAAGAGACTTCACGGAAGCTGCCTGAAGGTTGAGCAGGAAGCTCCAGGAATGCAGCTTTCGAGAGTTATTATCCATACTGgagtgggctgtgtgtgtgtgtgagagagagagagagatgcagctgctgtgtgtgtgtgtgtgtgtgtgtgtgtgtgagagagagagagagagagagagagagagagagagagagagagagagagagagatatgcagCTAATGTGTGGAATCACCCATTCAGCCCCAAAGTCTGAAGTCTGTATTTCCTCTGCGTTCAGAAGTCTGGCACATCTGAAAAGGTGGACACAAGACAGGGGAATGGAAGAGCTACAGAATGGAGTGAGTGTGTCTCAGCTCTATGCACAAAGCTTAATATTTCCCCTGTAAACACCGTGGAAGAAACAAAACTCACCTGGGAAACAAATTCATAGGCAGCCACTCTGCAAACCAAGGCAGGGGAAATGGCAGAGGCTGAAAGGTGCCCTGGGCATATCTAGCTGGAAGCCCGTGGGGTGGCAGGAGAGGCGCCACAGAAGCACAGTGTCGCGGGGGGGGCTGCGAAGGGGGGGCTGCGAAGCATACCTTTGTGCAGTTGTCACACACGACGTCCCGCACTGACTCAGAGGAGATGAAGTGATGAAGGCAGTGGTCCAGGGTCAGTGGGTGTCCCTAGAGCAGAAGCAGGCAGTCAGAACAGCTCACAGGAGTCATGCTGAAACCATTAGCAGGTGGCGGGTAGCCTCCCAGGGCTGTTTTTTGGAGTACACAGGCATAAAGCTTCACAACACACCTCAGTGTCATTTAACCCCTATGCTGCTACTGCTGATAGACTCAGGAGGGGCAGAGCTGTGGGAATCGTGCACCTAAACGGGCCTGGGGTGGCAGTAGGGCTTTTAGGGACTGTGCACCTACATAGGCCTGGGGGGTAGAGCTTTAGGGACCATGCACCTGCACAGGTCTGGGGGTGGAGCTTTAAGGactgtgcacctgcacacagatCTACAACCTTAGAGTTTAAGATGTGTGCATAAACACAAGCATGGAAATGCCAATGTCTTCAGTGAGATGAAGAGTCACCTTCCCTCTCCCACAATCAGACCCTCCCATCAGGGCTGCAATGGCTGAGCCAGCCACACCTGAATGACACTTAGTACCTGGGCCACATAAGATGCCTCAAAGCCCTTGTGGGACTGAATGGTGTCCAGAACAGATCCAAATAAGCCGTAGATCAATACGTACCCAAGTGGCAGCTGGAATACTGAGGGAAAGACTGTCAAAGGTGTCAAATCGGACAGGACTCTGAAACAAATATTGCAGAAAATCCAAAGAGCTTAGAGTTGACAGATGAAGCGCTTAGTATTTAGATATTAAACTATCACAGTACCATCCAGTGCACAACAGCATTAGCCTGCAGCGTGAAGACGGCTCTGGGTGCGCACCCGACCCAGCAGCTTGGGATATACATACACGTTTTCACACATCTCCTACGGAATTGGCATTAACTGCCAGGACTTCTATCAGTGCTACTGACAGCACCATAAACAGGAGTAGCTGAAGCCTAAGACATCAGAGAACTGCAGATGTCCAGAGCGAGACTCTGCTAACAGTAGCGCAGTGGAAGACACAGACGGCCACACTGTGCTATGAAGCGTCCCTGTGTGAGGCGATGGGATGGCTTAGACCTGCAATCCCTAGAAAGACTTTAAAAGCAGGACCCTTTGGACAGTGATTGACGGACAGAAATGGACTCCTAGGTGAGGTCTGCCTGCCTACTTTACACAGTGCTAGAGAAAAGTAGCCTTGCTCAGGACTGAGACATCCGAAGACAGAATCCAGGCTGTCAGGCAGACAAGGCTGTCCCGGGGGGGAGCCCTGAATTCTGtgtatgtctgcctgcctgttccACGACTGCCCACAGAGCACACAAGTGCAGGGGGACCTTGAGGGTCTTGGCAGACATAACATCCAGAAATAAATGCAGAATAGGGCATTTGCTGTCtaaggaaggagacagagttTGAGATCTGAACCAAGTTAACTACCTGTCAGAACAaaatccatttcctttcttcctttttctttttctttgtgtgtgtatgtgtgtgtatgtactcagaggggtttctgtgggttttgtgTGGCCCAGGCCCTGCAGCTGAAGTTGGCTTGGACTCCTAACCCTCCAGGCTCCACCTCTTCAcagctgggatgacagatgtgCACACTCTGCCTACAACGATCATTCCCTCCAGGACAACAGAACCCGAGTCTCCGCTGTacaaaatatgcaataaaatacCTAGCAACACAGGGGAAGAGGAAGCAGCAACCAATAAGACGTCTTCCCGGGAGTGAAGCTGGCACCCAGAGTTGCAGAGATGTTATAAATACCCTCCAGGGCAGAGGGAAAGTCAACATGGCTGAGAGAGAATCTGAGTAGAAAACTtactggaaaagaaggaaagggaaactttataccgtgtgtgtgtgtgggggggggcctGCTACTTCACCTATGTATAGGATATGCATGTGTCAGACAGAGTGCTGTGAaaactagaataaaataaaaataaaattttgtaagaTCTCAAGACATAAAATGGCTCAACAAACAACTGCAGTCCTATATGCTGGtgacaagcaaaaaataaaacattcctaATTCCACTTGTAACAgcttcaaaatacaaataaatgaaaggaaaattcaGAGATGAATGGGCAAGACATCTCAAGGAATTATAACATATGAaccttttcaaaaaaattaacagtCACAGGTGATGTCAATCAAAACTAGACAGCAAAGAAACACCAAAGGCCACTACCGAGTAAGAGAAAACATTTGTAAATCACACACTTGATGAGTGTGAGAGCCATAATATACAAGGAACTCATGAATCAGCAGcatccccaccaaaaaaagaaaaaaaaagcaatatttttgaaaacaagAAGCCAGATATGGTAGCAATGCTTGTAATATtcaaacttgggaggcagaggtaggagcaTCAgttcagaggctagcctgggctacgtaagaTCCTGTtccacaaataacaacaaaaaagaaaaagagaaagggagttaagggagggaaggaaaaacaggaggaaggaaaagaaaagatgctgAAGGATGActgtggttaagagcgcttgttgctcttgcagaggagccaagtttagttcccagcacccatagaggggctcacaaccatctgaaactctacTTCCACAGCCCCCTGCAGGCACCAGtcgtgcatgtggtacacatacctaCATAAGACTCAAACACTTAAGgttaagagagacagagacagagaagaaggtaGGAGGGATGAATGGAAGGCAGGCAGgatggcaggcaggaaggaagaaggggaggaaggacagaaggaagaaaggcagattGGCAATGGACCCCATAAAACACTTTTTCCAAGACCCAGACATAGCAGACAGCAACATGGAGAACTACAGTTGCCAGGGAAACGCTGATCAAACCCCAGGGACGCATCTCTACTTGAATGGTTACTACAGAACCAAGAGGGGCGACTGCCGGGGTGGTTCAGTGGTCAAGCGCTACACCTTGCAAGCGTAGGGACCctagtttaatccccagaacctacattaaaacaaaacaacaacaagtcCCAGAtccaggaaggtggagacaggcagactcCTGAGGCTCACTGGTTGGCCTGCCACGCTGACTTGGCGAATTCCAGAGCAGTGAGAGGTCACGTCTCAAGAAACAAGGTAGATAGATGGTTTCTGACAAGTGACAAGGCTCACAGTGGCCTCCACTCAGATGGGCACAGACACCCACAAAGACAAGACATGTTGTCGAAAGGGTGAGACAGGAACTCTTGTTACACTGTGGCAAGAACCCAGACTGGGGCAGCCCCCGTGGAGAACAAAGGGATAACCTTCAGAAAGCTACAGCCAGAAGAGTCTGGTGCCCGCCTGTGAGCCCATCCTCGGGATGCAAGAAGCAGAAGGTGTCAGAGTGTCAGGTCAGCCTAGGCCATCAcagtgacagcctgtctcaaGTCAATCACCTAACCAACCAATAGAATCAACGAATGATTGAGTCAATCTCTCTGGGGTATGTACTGGAAGGAGGTGAGTTCAGCACTTCCTAAAGACACCTGGGATCCACACTTACAGCAGCATCGGCACGATACCCAAGCCACAGAAGCAAGCTCAGCAGCCACCAgagtaggaaaagaaaatgtgctaaacacacacacctgtacacgaCAGATACTATTCTGCCAGGAAAAATAAGACAATACCATCCTTTCTGACCACACAGATGAACCTGGGGGCATAACCCTCCCAAAAACAACTCCCACATGACTTTGCTTAAAGACAAACTTCCAGAGACGAGCAGCCTGGTGACTGCTGAGGTAGGAGGCAGACGGGGAGATACTGGCACAGACCTCAGGGATCTGGCACACAGCCTGGCGATTACAGTTAAAGCACACTTGGAACTTGCCAATGTGGGTCTTGAGAGCATTCTCACCACCCACACACTAAGGTCATTACTCCAGATGGGCTAACTTGACTGTGTTCATCACTTAGAGAATGTACCAAACATCACTCAGCACTCCAGATCTATGTGAAATCTACTTGTCAGTTAAGCCCAGGGAAGCAGACGAACTCCTCAACTGGGAACTACTCCATGACTGCAATGAAGGCCAGTGTCCAGGAGTCAGGTAGGACAGCACCGGCGAGGCCTTGGGACACTGGGTCTTGGGACCCACGTGGAATGGGGCAGCCGCCCTGGAGAGCCATCTCACAGCCTCTCAAAGGTTCGAGTCAGGGTCTTCACACGTGGCAGCCGTACACAAAACCCCAAAGTGGAAACAATATAAATTCAGCTGACAGTGGACAAGAACACGGCAGGGCCATGTGACACAGCTGTGCCAGGCTCCACACAGCAAGGCGTGCTGCTGCACGTACCACAAGAGAAGGTCTGCATGCAAACAAGCTAAGTGAAGGAGGCTGCCCATGAAAGGGCTCTGCTTGGGGAAGCCTAGACTAGACTTTGtacccagcacacagaaggtaCATTAGCAGCTGTGAGGCATTCAGAAAAAATGCTCATATGTAAGGTTTGggggcatatttttttttttttttttggcaggggtaGGGCAAGGTGTTAGAATGTTCTAAGATTAATATAACAGCTGTAAAATTCTCTTTGTATTGTGTTGAAGTTTTTCCATAAAGAAAGGTTTGAACCCTCAAatgcaaagctaaagccactccCACTCCTCAGATCCACTGTGCGCATCATGAGCAAGCAAATACCCGAGCTACAGTCCACAGCACACCACATCTCTGCTCTTGGGGCAGACGTCGTCTGAGGATCAAATGACACTGGCACTGACCCGGGAGAACAGAGGGCAGGCAATCGCCAAAGCTGCCCCGAAGTCAGACTGTGCTCTCTGCGTCATAAAGGGGCAGCCACTTACCTGGTGCTCACAGTGTTTGCACACCATGTTACTAGTGAGTCTTCCATGGAAAGGGTGTTGAGACTTCCAGTGATTGGACGTGGGGTGAGGAGACCCTGGAAGCAAAGCACTTTTGACATGTCGCATCACCCAAGACCCAACCAGACCCCACCCTCCTTAGCACACAGCAGATTTTCCTCCTTTAGGAAACTGTTCCATGAAGCACAGTGAGTTGTCCTTGCTGACTTCCAGTCTCATCCTCACAGAAGAAGCTTAAGGCCCGTGAGTGAGGCTGTGTACCATGGAGCAGACACCAAGAAGGATGCACATGAGATCTACAGGTGCACAGGGACTGTTGGAGAGGGCAGGAGGAGGC
The Chionomys nivalis chromosome 3, mChiNiv1.1, whole genome shotgun sequence genome window above contains:
- the Usp30 gene encoding ubiquitin carboxyl-terminal hydrolase 30 isoform X2 — its product is MNSLLQGLSACPAFVKWLEEFTTQYSRDQQGPHTHQCLSLTLLNLLKALSCQEVTEDEVLDASCLLDVLRMYRWQISSFEEQDAHELFHVITSSLEDERDRQPRVTHLFDVHSLEQQSDLTPRQVTCHTRGSPHPTSNHWKSQHPFHGRLTSNMVCKHCEHQSPVRFDTFDSLSLSIPAATWGHPLTLDHCLHHFISSESVRDVVCDNCTKIEAKGTLNGEKVEHQRTTFVKQLKLGKLPQCLCIHLQRLSWSSHGTPLKRHEHVQFNEFLMMDFYKYRLLGHKPSQHGPKASENLGSSLELQDTQATPKPGLSQPGAKTQIFMNGACSPSLLPALPSPMAFSLPVVPDYSSSTYLFRLMAVVVHHGDMHSGHFVTYRRSPPSAKNPLSTSNQWLWISDDTVRKASLQEVLSSSAYLLFYERVLSRAQQQGREYRAEE
- the Usp30 gene encoding ubiquitin carboxyl-terminal hydrolase 30 isoform X1 codes for the protein MLSSRAQAARTAADKALQRFLRTGAAVRYKVMKNWGVIGGIAAALAAGIYVIWGPITERKRRRKGLVPGLVNLGNTCFMNSLLQGLSACPAFVKWLEEFTTQYSRDQQGPHTHQCLSLTLLNLLKALSCQEVTEDEVLDASCLLDVLRMYRWQISSFEEQDAHELFHVITSSLEDERDRQPRVTHLFDVHSLEQQSDLTPRQVTCHTRGSPHPTSNHWKSQHPFHGRLTSNMVCKHCEHQSPVRFDTFDSLSLSIPAATWGHPLTLDHCLHHFISSESVRDVVCDNCTKIEAKGTLNGEKVEHQRTTFVKQLKLGKLPQCLCIHLQRLSWSSHGTPLKRHEHVQFNEFLMMDFYKYRLLGHKPSQHGPKASENLGSSLELQDTQATPKPGLSQPGAKTQIFMNGACSPSLLPALPSPMAFSLPVVPDYSSSTYLFRLMAVVVHHGDMHSGHFVTYRRSPPSAKNPLSTSNQWLWISDDTVRKASLQEVLSSSAYLLFYERVLSRAQQQGREYRAEE